Genomic window (Accipiter gentilis chromosome 7, bAccGen1.1, whole genome shotgun sequence):
TATAAAAATAGCTGAATAGGCTTTTTGCAATTTATTAGAAGATGAGGGTCACTTAATATTGCTCCTTTTCAGTATGATTGTTTCataaaagacaaaatgaagaTGTTTTGTAGTGATCCTGAATACTAGCCTTATGCTAAATTTAGGAGTCTGTGGATTAAACTTGAGATGGAGAATATTTAATCACACCAGAAAGACTTggcttatttttagtatttagaTATTATAAACAAACCATGGTTTCGTGTCAAGAATTATTGAAGGCAAAATGTAATTGGAGCTTCAGGAAATGAGAAATGCACTTcagccaaattattttttaacagtagAGATGTTAATTTAAATAACAATCTGTAAAAGGAGGATGCATGCTGTAACTGGAGGATACTCAAGAAAGATGACAGAAATTGGGTAAAACAGCTGAAAGCCTATAGGTCAAAGACTAGAATCAGCTAGAAGAAGAGAAATAATGCAAGTCAGAAAGGAATGATATTATGATTATTTGGCAttgaaaagataaaaacatatatatgctGTGCTTTCCAACAAATGCTATCTTTGTTGGGCAAAATACTAAGCACCTTCCTTACAGAAAGGATGCCATTGAAGTGtttagccttttttttattttctccatagcTGATTATAATTCTTTTATCTGTAGTATTTCTAATGTGCAACTGGTACCTCATGATCATGTTTTAACGAAGAGGTGAATTTGCAGGGAAGTCCAGAAGCCTGCAGAAAATGTCAGTACATTTGAATGCTGAGTAAAGTAATGAGATTTCGTTGGAACCAATTCTTGCATTTTGTGGCttaaaatttagaaagaaaattgtattGTCTAACTTCAGTTTACAGTAGCAAACTTGGCTTCTGCTGTGTAAATGTAATTAACATGCAGCTGGGCTGGTAGGAGGAATTGACAGTGAAGAAGGTACTGAGGTTGTAGGAAACTGGTTAAGAAAATCCGCAGGTTTCTGAAAGATggcatttcattaaaattatatattaagCAACATAGCTGGAGAGAACGGCAAACACTTGTAATCTTGCAATTGAAATAAAGGCAAGTCACGTTATGGGTAATAATGAGCAGGACTTTGGAAGTTCTAGCTGTTGGATCACAGCATGGTGTGGTGGAGTTGTATGCAAGTGTGTCTGCAGTCACCTGTTGCCCTGAGTCTCCAGCATATGGCCTGCCTAAGGTTGCAGTTGTCTTTTGCCCTTTATTTGGATCATCCAAATCCATTACATGGTTTTCAAGTGAGGATGTGCTACcaatgaaaaacactttttttttttttttttttaattctaaaaatgaTTGATAAAAGACTGGAAGAGCAGCATCAAATGAAAGCTCATCTACAGGTTTGAAAATGGCAGTGTCTGAATGCTGATTCTCAGCATAGAAACCCAGTAACACTTCTAACTCAAGCTTTTATTGATAGATACCTTGTGCCTATTTGATGTTGCAATAAGTCATTACATATAGTTGCTGATGCTGTCTTCCATTGCTTTTGAGtaacagaaaatgttaattttctcaCTTTCAAAAGATGGATGTGCACAGTCAGATTAGCCTAGACTTTTCTTTCTAGTGTTCCAGTACCAACACTGCTAATGAAATGACTGTAGCATACATTCAGTAAGGTATCTGTGTGATCTGTAAGGGAGTACACCAAATaagttgctttgttttaataactTCTGTTGGATGAAATGGACAGAGAAAtagtttttgcttttcaaagagcTGAGACTGTTCTAAATTCCTCTGAAGCTGTCTGGCTGTACTGACTCTTTAAATCTTACCTGCTTTACATTCACGGCCTGACTGGCTTGAACTGGTGTTATCATTGAATTTGACTGATCTGCATTTCTGGCATGCCTGGAACTTTTGAGGAAGACCTGTCCTATCTTGTATGTCCGCTGCTTCTTAAATATCATGTTGAACTTGGTCTTTCAAGTCTGCAGGTGCCATTTATGATAATTATCAAAGTACAGAGCAGAAGGAACCAGGCATAGCTAGCAGAATTTTCTGTCACTGCTGTTTCCTAATAATGTCTGGCATTTTTTAATAcctgtttgttttctaaaattaTCAAATCTTAAATGGCatgtgaagagctgcagcatgCTTTTTGTCAGGACAGCACTTGGTCTTGTGGAGTGATGTGTTTAAATAACAGATTTCATCCGGCAGTGTTTTTCAATTGCATAttactttcataattttttcttaCCTCCTGATTGTGTAGCCTCCAGGGCTTCTTATAGTTTCTCTGCTGTAAGGGCTGACTCACATTAACGATTCAATTATTTTGTCCTACTGTTCTGGTAGAATTCAGATTATGCAAGCAactacacatgcaaaaaaaaaaaatcccacaaacaacaaaaaacggGGAAAAGCCCCACCAAAATACCTCTTGATTGTTACAAAAACCCATGCCTCTTCCCTTTACTTCTCTGCATCCTTGAGCATGCTGTGCTTTCTTCAAATGAATTTCAGTGGGACTGGACCTTTGAGACTATCACAAATTTATCTCTGTTCTGGGTACTTATAGACAAAAGCATGTGACTTGTATCTTTGAACCACATAAACAGAGCTTTAGGTGTTGaagttagattaaaaaaaatactgtgactaCATGATCCTAAGTAATGATCCAGTAAAAACATACTCTCCTGCTTCAGATATTTTTGGTAAGTTACCTATAAATCTGTGGGTtacctttaattttctttaagctGTAACTTCAGATGCTGAGGAATCTTAAGATTGCTTATGCAATCTTAATTCAGTCTCTTGCATTGCAAGTATTATTCCTTGAAAATAATAGCTGCTTGATTTACACAACAAGATAGACTTGCTGAATGTCTCAAGACAATGAGAGAGAAGGCTTGCTGTCAGATGTCATTTGACTTTTACGCTGAGTGATAAAGGTGAGATGGGAGGATAAAGAATGGTTTCATACTTAAAACGAGATAATGCTGTGGCAAGATTGGATTCTGTTCCTGTCTGTACTGTGAAGTTCCTGTTTGTAAGAGTATCTTTTTGCTCTTGTGTTCTGCAGGCTTATTCTAGCAGCTAATAGGGATGAATTTTACCACAGACCATCTAAATCAGCAGATTTTTGGGACAGCAGCAATGAGATCCTTAGTGGTATGTATGTCTTGTTGTTTTGAGTGGGTTTCATACAATTTATAAGGGAATTacagccttgattttttttttttgttactgggagggtggtggtgcATTTCTCATAAGAAATATGCTTCTTCCCAATGATGCTGGGGAAAACATGTCACAAGTTTGAAAGATGAGTTGTGCTATTATTATCTTATTTGTGTTTTAATATCTTGTGGGCTTTTTCCCAGTTTTACGTTCTTTAACTGATTTCAGTCGGAGCAGTGCAGTGGAAATATATCAGATTAATTTGTCCATCACAGACGATTACTTTAGTTTTGTCAGATACATTGAAACGCTTCTTAAAATATGTGGAATTAGTTATTCCACAGACTCATTGTCTGTAATACTGACTTGAAATCATTAAACTAAGCCTCAAGGAAGTAAAAACTTTCTCATTTCTTGTCAGTTAATTTATAGGCTACAGAATAATTTTAGTTATTGATCCATCAGTTTATTAGCTTTCGTGCCTACATTTTTCTAAACTGATAGTACAGTCACTCAGCTGTCTCGTTCTCCTATGGAGGGAATCTATATCTGTAGTCATTTTTAAGTATAATCAATACTTCTGCCTTTTTTCAGAAACATAAATGCTACTCTGGAAGACAAAGCATTGTTTAAATGCAAGATTTTGACTTTGCAAATACTCTTTGTTGATGCTGTGTGTTACTGTCATTGGCAAGGGGGCCTGTGAGGATAAATTACTCCCACTGCACTACAACTCCCTTGCTTCTGAAGTTCTGGCTGACATTTCTGTGTTGTGCCAGACATGCtggatgctgctgctcctgctatatagcaatttaaaacaaacaaacaaaaagctatgcTGAAAACTGAAGGGCCCTGAATTTTGATCTTTTATACTCATCAGCTCTGTCCATATTTGTCATATGAAACTGGTATATTCTCTATCCTGGGGGTGTATCTGTGGAGATCCCATGAATATATGGCTTTGAGTTACTAATGTTCTCTCAAATGAAAGCAGTGAGtttaaccaaaataaattaaatttattttttgtatgacttgaaagtgaaaaatattttgcacttaGAGCAATTTCAGGAAAACAGTAATTGCTATATGTTAATCACTGGGCATTGGTCAACAAAGcagtatgttttcttttgtggGCCTTTCAGTTAAAGTAGAGCACAGTAGTAAAAGTATTGTGTAAAGATGTGATACGGCTAAATTCAATATTGAAATTCTGGATACTGAAGAAAGAAAGGAGTTTCTGAATAATGATCTAAAATTCTTTTGATCTTCTAATGAAAGTTATCTTATGACATAATGATTCAGAATTAAAAGGTTTCTAACAATATACGTGTTATATTGAACTAGTTCTTGGTTTTGCATTAAATGCTTGCTGGTTAACATGAGCTCATTACAAATGGTGGGGGTGGTTTATGCTCTCTTTCAAGGGGTTTGGTTGTGGGCTTCACTTTTGTGGGTCCTCCTCCTCAATGTAAATTACTGTTACCAGCATCCAAGATTATTATCAGTTACCTAGCTTGCTCTAAATTTTTCTGGTTACTTGTGGATTTAAACTTGCAAATAACATTAATCTTCTGATATATGCTTTTGAGCTAACAAGCATTCTGAGCCTACTtagttttatatgtattttagcATATAGGCAAAGCTTAtaattttgcttttacatttaaaTTTCTCATTATCTCTCATCTATTATTGCAGTAGCTTGGAAAATATTTGATAGTGCAGAATTGGAGGACAGGTAATTTAAGTGGGCTTACCTCACTTATCCAGAAAGACAGTCTCGTACCTACTGCATTTTATCCAGCCTGATCAAGACTCGGGATTTGCATTAAGAAATTCTGATTTAagcttgacattttttttttaatgaatgtaatAGCCTAACTCTTACTGATTCCATTAGGTCTGGatatggaggaaggaaaagaaggcgGGACATGGCTGGGAATCAGTAAGAAAGGCAAGATGGCAGCCCTGACAAACTATATGCAGCCACAGATTgataaaaatgcaaaaggaagaggTATGAAGGAGTAGaaatggaggaggaagaaagtgaACAAACAAGCCCTGGTGTCCTAGTAAAATAGTGATGAttacaatattaatttttttaacataactaTTTTATTTGTCCATAAAGTCATGTGCTGTAAACAGAACTTGTGAACTGATGACTTAGACTTTGAGTACCTGTGTGGGGAATGTGACTTGGATAATGATATTCTAATCAAgcaggcaaaaccaaaacaagatgTAGTGCCTAGAGCCTGAAGTTACATTCAGACAAGAAATGCAGTTCCAACTGTCTTCTCTTGAAAGTAATTCTAATTAACAGAACAACTAGACAAGCACTGAACTAGATTTAGATTACAGTAGACTTTTTAAAGTCCTTGTTCAAATACCTAAGTCAGGGAAACAATGCAGCTTGGATTATGCTGGAGGTTAGCCTGAAAGATTATTGTAGTCCCTTCTGCTCTACACACTGATAAATCAGATGAGTAGATATAATAGGAAAGAAAGGTCTTCCGaaacctgtggatttttttttaaagtaaaataggTCTGTTTGTAACTGTCATGTGGTACTGCGTTGGGAATATATTGCAATGGCAAAACATGTTATACAGAGGAACAAATGAACCATgtcatttgtatttcattttaggGTCGTATATCGGGGAAATGAAGCAAGACAAAGAGTTTGGCaaggtgggaggagaggaaaggcacATCCAGTATAGAATAGTTAGTAAATATGGGTTCTGTAGAAATATTGACCAAGAGCTTTTGACTGAGCTCTTAAGAGTAAAAAGTGAAGCTCTTAACGTGAACATGATATAATGCTGTAAGACTTTTAAAGGCTGGTTGGTCAGTTGATTTTGCTGGGTTCTTTTTTCACTCTTATACCCTATTGGTAACAAGAATCCTTTGTATACTGTTTGTTTTACCAAGCCTGTCAGAATAGTGAGCTCACACAAATTACTCTATGTACTTCTCTTTCTTAGGTGCTCTTGTAACAAACTTCTTGACTGCAGATCTGGACAGCTACTCTTACTTGAAGAAAGTTTCAGTAGAAGGACATCTTTACAATGGATTTAATTTATTAGCAGCTGACTTGAAGTAAGTCTACAAAACATCACAGTTCAAATGTCAAAGGGAGATAGATAGTAGCACTGATGTACATATACTTCTTGGCACAGAAGCACAACAATACAGAAGCCTGTCACAAACTAAAGCGAGAGCTCTTATCTTTTGCTAATTGGCATGTAAGGTCCTAATGGTACTCTAGTCataatttcctttattattttttcatctttcagatACTGAAGGGCTATCTTGTATTCTAATCATTGCTTCCCACAAAACTTCTTGCAACTCTTTCCCTAATAGGCCATACTCAGTCTTTACCTTGACAGTTATGTGGCttgtgttttggagaaaacaaaaccttgGCTCTGTAATttctcagaatttattttttttctgagaggtgGCATGCGGTGGCAGCATCAGAACAGCTGAAAGCTTTCAAGCTATTACTCCTGTCAGAGTGGCTGTATCATTAATCTTtgctgaaatgtttaaaaaaaaaaaaatcagcacacaaCAAATACATTAACTTCTTCAGGTTTCTGTAGCTGAAGAAAGGACCTTGGATACTTGATTATAATCAGTGTGGCTGGCACAATCCTTTCCCATGCACatgcgtgtgtgcatgcacaagtatatatgctgatttttctttgcattatgcCTGATTCAGAAGAATGGACATCCAGGGCTAAATCTTCTCCAGGCTATGGATCAATTCTCAGTTAAATGCGTACTTCATGACCATAAGCAGGTATAAATTGCCAAGAGTACACTACTGCTTTGGCACACTTTCTTCAGAAGCATTAATCATACTGGACAACCTGATGGTGCAAGGCTTTTTCCCACTCAGCTTTTCTGCATGCTTTTGGGAAACTACATACTCTTAAAGCAGAGGGTCATAGTGTTtactgttttcagtgaaaataatttctagcaCCCTATCGCTAACTGAtcttgtttagatttttttactttctgttttagACCACCTTCAGCTGGTACTTCAGACTTGCCTCCTACTCTCCCACTTCCCTGCAAgtgttttgtcacttttttttttttttaagaaaggcctTTATTTCATGTTCTGCCAGGctattagttttcattttttaatttgctatgATATGATGGGTAAGTGAAATGAAACTCATATAGGTGACTGAAGTCTGAAAGGATGAATACAGAAAGACAGACACGTGCCACCTGTGAAGATACCAGGAGTGTGTTTCTGCTTGGTGTGCCCGCTTAGAAATAAGCGTATAGGTTATGTTTCCAGAAGTTTAATCCAGAAGCAGGATAGGCAATTACAgggtttgctgcttctctgttatTGTTACCCTCTACTTTACAAAGTTCATTATCCCACTAGAGACTTCCAaaatttttctgttgcttaaattaatttttaccaTGGTCAAAGGATTTGACTTTTTGTGCTCTCTGCTGCATGTTGCTGCCCGGCTAGCTTTCGTAAATTGGAAGGCTATCTGTAACTGAAAAGATAAGTCTTACTCTGTTTTGAAGCAAAAAGTAAGTTTGTGTGACGTAGCAAGCAGTAAGTTTGAGTTTCTTTTGAGCTAATTTAGGTAAATAGAATAGTCGTAATGGCTACTAGTATAATGATATTAAAGTAGATTTGATTGATGTTACTTGATAAGGCAGTCATTcatgtgttgtttttgtttgtttattcttctaTGCTAGGCTGATAGGGAATTGTATGCTCAATTGAATAGTCTTTCTGTAGTGATGCAGGTCATAATTCCTTGCTGAGCATCAGTCTGAAAGCTGTATGTGTTGATTAACTTCTCCATTTTGATATGTCCTTAGCCTTGGATACTCTGATGAAATTAAATTCTTGGCAAACTAATGATGCAGAGCAATTTCTATAAGACATGTAAACTTGTCATTTTAGGAAATTAGAAGTACTCATGAGAGAAATGTAGTATATAAACGGAAGCTACTTTTCTATGTAACTAGAAAATGTTACCGGAGTTGATGCTATTTTGTTGGGCCATGTTACTATTCAACATAAAGATTGAAGACTATTCTTAACATGTTCTGCTGTGTAACAAATAGTGATTGGCTCTGTTAGAGTGGTGTGAAATGGGGAGGAAACTCAAATAGAAAGTGTAAATGAAGCACTGTTGGGGAGGGGTATATCTGAGCACATCATACTGCTGACTGTAAGCAGCACACTTAGAGACATTTACAGTGTTTGAGTTTTCAGGTAcacatttcaggaaaagaaatttttatCTTCTCTATTATTATGATGACACTATGCTAGATGATACAGGTGTCATGATGTGAGAAGGGAGAGCTGGAAACCACCATATGGGTTGTAAAATCTCATTTATTTCCACAGCTTTGTGTGACTTGTTTTAAACATGCATGGGTTTTGACACTTTTAGTGTATCTATTTCCTCTGTGGCATTTCATACTGTCAATTtaaatgctgttctttttttaaataagaatattgtatTGGAAAAAATACTTAATACTTCGTTTTCTAATATTTTCAATCTATCATCTTGCTGTATCTGCTGAGTATGAGTCATGAATACTTACCCCATTATGTGAAATGTACTTTTATGTTGAATGTATGGCATATGGCAAACAGTTTCTATTTGGAGTCTTGTGGGGCTGTAAAACCAGCTTCTAAGAAGGCAGTATTGCTACTCCAATTTTGACTAGCAGTAGGTCTGATCAGATCAGAGCAAGGTTATCAGAGGCTGGACTGGTCTTAAGAAAATAGCCACTTAAGATTCAGagtagttttccttctttctctctttgtgatAATATCTGAAGTAATAGTGAGCTGCTTTTGCTCATGATCAGGACAGCATTTCTGTGTTGGGGAAACTTGTGTTTATGTCCAACAAATCTAGCTGCTACAGTTGCTCAAACTTTCATGGGTATCTCAGACTTGTGTTAGGGCTGTTGTGGTAGCATCTCACTTGTGTTCCATACTGCCAAGTGGTTAATACAGACTGCCCTGAAGGACAAACTGAAGTGGCGGCTTCTTGTCACTCTCCCAGGAAGTTTAGAGTCTCTGACAGCTTGTCAGTTAGAACCCATATTGTTCAAGTGCAATAAGATCCCTGTGTAATAGGAGTGAATCGCTTTCTCCATGAGGAATAGATGAATTGTCCCTTACAAAACAAGTCAGCTGGAGGGAGCTGCAGAAGAAGTCCTTTTGTGTGAGCTTTTCTACTCTCCCCTGTGACAGGCAGTTTTCAGTCCCTCCAGGGGAAATGTAGTAAAGTATACCATCACCTGCATTAACTAATTTGGTAATGTATTGAAAACGGAGATTATGTACTAGAACGTATTCTTCACATTCTGATCTGAAGAGTGAAGTTTGGCTAATAATAGGTTTTATCCTTGATATAGGACGGAGTTCCATTTGAAACTGCAGATCCCCAAAATGGTAGGGTTGGAATGTGTGTGAGGGGAGGGGAATAGatacacaaatatataaaataaaatacatgtttaaaagtgtttatatatataaatatatactgtttgtatatatatgtattttaatatggAAATCTACAGCTTGTTATGTAGCAACATCATTGATGaggtaaaaaaaagcaaactgaagaaaAGATGTTTGGGAGAAGACTTGGCTGAACTGTTGATAGTGTAGGGCCTCAAGATTGAAACGTCTGCACAGTGTGACCAGGTTTTAGAAACATGGGCTGTCTCATTCAGTATGGTTATCAAGATAAGGCTAGGTGGGAAGGATTTGATTGCTCTCCAGAGATTAGACTTAGGTGCCTTTCCAATGAAAAGTGAGATAGGGTCAGACTGCTGGTGTGGAAAGAATGTAGATGGGCAAGTTGTCATGATTGCTCTGTAAGCTCAGTTACATTTCTTCTCATGCAATGTCTGTCCTAATACCACCTTCGGCAGAGTACATCTGTCTTGCTCCTTGTGACTTCCTTATGAAAATGAGGTGTCCAGGTACTTCTCTAATATGTTCTGTACTACCacctttgaaatatttctgcGTAGATCCTCAGTCATTTGCAAGTTTAATGAGATGGACAGTCCAATGTCAAGAGAAGGAAATAAGTTtctgaaaaacttttttattttatctcttcCCTCTGGTGTCAGCTTCTGcctgactcaaaaaaaaaataggacaacACCAAAGAAATGTTTAGACACTGACAACAAAATCAGAGCAGTGCTTTAAAGCAGACTTTGTATGCTGTGAGTGTCCAGCAGTATTCTTTTCACCATTTTATCTGATGGTAGGTGGCATATGTACAAAAATGTTTGGGCTTTATAGttggtggttttgtgttttcttgtttgtttttagctTCAGAACAGAAAGAGTTTTCTGATTAGCTCGTGAAAATtgaacaaaaggaaattaaactgTGAACTGTACTACTCAGTTGAAACTACTTTTCAGCATTTCAAGCTGCCGGTTTCATCTTTTTCCCCTTGACAAAAAATACATGCACGTGTTATTCATAAAACAATCCAATGTCCTTGTTGGTAAAATATTGACCCTGTTAGAAGATGAGAGCTCAGTGCCCAGGGGAATGATCACTTGGTGATAACCACACCCTCTGGAGCTTTATGGCCTCattactttttctctcttctgtctg
Coding sequences:
- the TANGO2 gene encoding transport and Golgi organization protein 2 homolog isoform X2, which gives rise to MCILLFKFDPRPVSKNAYRLILAANRDEFYHRPSKSADFWDSSNEILSGLDMEEGKEGGTWLGISKKGKMAALTNYMQPQIDKNAKGRGALVTNFLTADLDSYSYLKKVSVEGHLYNGFNLLAADLNTTKGDVICYYGNKGEPEPVFLNPGIYGLSNSLLDTPWKKLQYGKQLFTEVVKRSQDLTKEDLVQELLTVMNNQEPFSSPPQQQRK